One Flavobacterium cerinum genomic window, TGTATCTTTGATAGTTCACTTCCTTTTTCGATTGTGTCCGCTTTACATCAAAACGAAATCCAGTCTATATTAATAGAAGGAGGCCGACAAACCCTCCAACTGTTTATCGATGCCGGATTATGGGATGAAGCGCGCGTTTTTAAAGGAGCGATTATGCTTAACGAAGGTATCAAAGCCCCCGTTTTAAAAGGTATAGTAACAAAACGGCAACAAATTTTGAATGATGAACTCTTAATTTTCAGACAACATGATTGATACTATCATATTTGATTTTGGCAATGTTTTTATCAACCTGGCCGAAGAAGCCCCTTTTGAACATATGCGAAAAGCCGGTTTGGTTTGTTGGAATGAAGATCTGGACAACCTGAACAAACGCTATGAAAAAGGCAAAATCAAAGAAGCCGACTTTTTTGCCGGATTACAACGTTATATTCCAAACAAAAGTTTTACTGAAATTCGGGATGCCTGGAATGCCATCTTACTGGATTTTCCGTTATACCGACTTGAATTTTTACAACGGCTATCAACCAAATACCGTTTGTTTCTTTTAAGTAATACC contains:
- a CDS encoding HAD family hydrolase, which gives rise to MIDTIIFDFGNVFINLAEEAPFEHMRKAGLVCWNEDLDNLNKRYEKGKIKEADFFAGLQRYIPNKSFTEIRDAWNAILLDFPLYRLEFLQRLSTKYRLFLLSNTDATHIEKFENKVGQTFSREFYQCFEKVYFSFEIGLRKPDPEIFNYIINKHDLSPKRTLFVDDNKHNTDVASNLGLNIWNLQVGKEDVVDLLDKNW